The nucleotide window ACTTCGTCGAGGTTATCCCCGTGGTTTCCGGGGGCTAGTTTTTCCTACTTTCTGGCCATAAAAATGCTTATAAACGGTTACACCGCATTTAGCTCGGACAAGGCACTCTTCTGAGTGTCTTGTCCAAGCTGGATGGATGTGTTGGAAATGTACGGTGGAAAAGGTGGAAAGAGGAAGTTTACTGGAGATAAAGGAAGAAGGATGGAAGCTCCAGTTAAGGTTGGCGAAAGGTATAAGGTAAAGATAGAAAGCATGGGAAAAGGTGGAGATGGAATAGCAAGGATAAAGGGTTTCGTTATCTTCGTCCCCCACACCAAGGTCGGGGATGAAGTGGAAATCGTGATAAATTCCGTGAAGAAGAGGTTCGCATTTGCCGAGATTATTGAGTGAAGTTTTTAATCCCCTTTTCCTTCTTCCCTTCATGCTTCATGAGATTCCAAAAGAGGAAATTCTCAACGAACTGAGAAAGTTAAGGGCTAAGAGAGTTTTAATTCAGTCCCCAGAAGGGCTTAGAAAAGAGGCTGAGGAACTAGCTGAGTTCTTGGAGGATAATGGTATAGATGCGATCCTTCACGGTGAGATAAACTACGGGGCCTGCGATCCCGCCGACTATGAAGCGAAGTTGCTCAATTGTGATGTTTTAATACACTTGGGACACTCCTACATGAAGCTCCACCTCGAAGTCCCAACGATATTCGTGCCTGCCTTCGCTAAAGTAAACGTCGTCGATGCCTTAAAGGAGAACATCGATGAGATAAGGAAGCTTGGGAGAAAAATAATCCTAGTAACGACGGCCCAGCACATCCATCAGCTAAAAGAGGCCAGAGAATTCCTGGAAAGAATGGGATTCTTGGTTATTATAGGTAGGGGAGATTCAAGAATAGCGTGGCCGGGCCAAGTCCTTGGGTGCAATTATTCTTCAGCGAAGGAAGATGGAGATGGAATCCTCTTTATAGGCTCAGGAACGTTCCATCCTCTTGGCTTAGCCATTTCAACTAAGAAGAGAGTACTTGCAATAAACCCTTACAGCGGCGACTTCAAGTGGATAGACTGGGAGAGGTTCATCAGGAAGAGGTGGGCCCAGATAGCTAAAGCTTACGATGCGAGAAGCTTTGGGGTTATAGTCAGCACGAAGAAGGGACAACTTAGACTAGCGGAGGCGAAGAGAATATTAAAGCTCCTAAGGGAGCATGGAAGGAGGGCAAGACTTATAGTTATGAACGATGTAAACTACTACAAGCTCGAGGGGTTCCCATTCGACGCCTACGTTGTAGTTGCCTGCCCCAGGATAGCACTGGATGATTATGAAGCATGGAGAAAGCCAGTGCTGACGCCAAAGGAAGTTGAGATACTCCTGGGCCTTAGGGAAGATTATGAGTTTGATGAGATCCTGGGAGGGGAGAGAAGTGGTGATGAGCCCATCGGAATATCAGTTCATTAAGCCAGCCGACTTCGTGGTAATGGCCTTAGGCCTCTTCATGTATTACGAATTCCTCAAAACCGGCTTTGAAGTCTTCACTTATAAAAAGCCCTCCAAACTTTACCTCTTCACCGTGTCCCTAATTTCTATGGGGCTCACTCTCTTCCTTGGCGTTCTACCAGGCATCTTGGTTACTTTACTTGCGGTCCTTTTAACGGGCGTTAACATCGTGGAGACGTTGATAATCACGTTAACGGCAGAGTTCGGATTTATAATAGGGTTCTTTACACTCTACTTTATCTTCACCACGGTAGGAACTATACTCGGCATAGAGGGACTTAAGTTGAACCTGGACTGGGATGAATTGTTGCATTATGCCTCCCTAAAGATGGACACAATTCTAGTGAATAGCTAAAGGCTCACCAAAGTCCTCAAGATCCCAGATGAACCAACCTTCCCTTTTGAGATCTCTTTTTCCTTCAACCCTTTTTGCCACTAATCTATAGCTTTTCTCCCAACCATTTAAATTCATGAACTTGGCCTTCCTCTCTAAGTCTCTTAAAATATCTCGAGCCTCCCTATCTCGTAGCTCTTTCCATTTGACCTCAACTAGTAACACTTTCTTTTCTCTCTCGTTGAGAGCAACTATATCTATCTCCTCACCCTTATGCCACCAACGACCGATTTTTGTAAAGTGAAATGGCAGTTTTCCCATCTCTTTGAGCTCAATCAGGAACTGTCTCACTATCTCCTCAAAAGCCCCGCCAAGGTATTGGCTAAAGCCAGCGTTAAAATCTTCCAGGGCACCTTCCGAGAAGCCGCTTTCTATTTCCTCAAAGTACGGAGCCACAAAGCGGAACCAAAAGGCGAAATACAAATCCCTAAAACGGTAGATACCTTTCTTTGCCTTTTTACCTATGGGGAGTTCCCTTTTCAGTATATCGAGATCTTCAAGTATCCTCAGGTACCTCGCAGTATTCTTCGGCTCAAGGAAAGCATACTGGGCAATCTCGTTAACCCTCGTCTTTTCCCTGGCTACGGCTTCAAGCAGTGTATAATACGTTTCGGGTTCCCTGAACTCCTCTTCAAGAAGCTCTTTAGCCTCTCGAAATAGGAAGGAATTGGGGGTCAAAAAAGTTGGTCTTTATCTCTTCCTCAACGTTCCTCCCCTCAAAGAGCTCAAGATAACGTGGAATCCCTGAAGTTACGGAATAAAGCTTCACAGCCTCTTCCGCTGAGATACCTTCAAACCACTCGAAGAGATGTCTGAATTTTAAAGGTTGGAGGTTCAAAGTGGCATCACTCCTCCCGTAAAGAAGACTGGAGTAATCAAAGAAACTTCTCTTGAGAAGCCCCATAGAGGAAGCCGAAAGGATTAGCATAATATTACTTTCTTCAAGTATCTCATCCACTGTACTCTGAAACTCGGCTTCAACATCTGAGTAACGAAGAAGATATGCTACTAGTCTTTCTTTCGACTGGGAAGCAACGAAGCGAAAGGCATCACTAAAGGTGGAAAAATTTGGAGTTGGAATGTTGAAGTACTTACCTAGGGCCTTATTTAGCTTCATAAGATTGTATTCCCAGAGTCTCCTTTCAAACTGGACACTTATTGCCCTTTTACCCTTCAAGAACTCTTTAACAAGTCTGCTCTTTCCAATTCTCCTCCTACCAGTAACGAGAACGAGAGTAAAAACCTTCCCTTTTGTAAAACCTTTCAAGGCTGTTTTCTAAATAGTTTTGGAAAGTTTTAATACTTTTGTTATGTATTCTCGTTTGGATATTGGTGATACTAAAATTTTACAGAATTTTCAAGGTTGTAGGACTCCTTATTAGAAAAGTTGTATATTAATGGTTGGACTCGATGACGATGCAGTGCGTCGGAGGGTTGTACTTGAACCTGATGGGGTCGTTTCCGTTCGGCCCTAAGGCCAATGAACCATTGGCGGAGGATCCTGTGGGTTTGATGATGCTGGTGGTTGAGGCCAACCCCCTGCACCACAGAGACGCACTTATAATTGCAACAAAAATAGGTGCAGGAAGAAACGGTCTCAAGTTCCTTCTCCCTGTCAACAAATTTTCGAATCTTCATAATATAATCACAAGTCGAAATTCATAAAAGGTTTTCGTCCTGACCAGGGGTATGGATAAAGCTTATAAGTAGGCCATTTTAATGCCAACTAGCGAGGTGAGATTAAATGGCGATTTGGCAGGGAAGATCACTTAGGAAGCCCTCCGGTGGAAGGATAGTACTCGCGAGGAAGAAGAGGAAGAGGGAATTAGGAAGGGAACCCTCAAACACAAGGGTTGCGGAGCAGGATAAGAGAAAGATAATTAGAACGTACGGAGGAAACAAGAAGGTTAGGCTCACCGCCGCAGCTTACGCAAACGTCTTTGACAAGAGTGGGAAGGGAAGGAAGGTTAGGATAATCAGGGTAATTGAGAACCCAGCGAACAGGCAGTTCGCGAGGAGAAACATAATAACTAAGGGTGCAATAATAGAAACGGAGATCGGTAAGGCAAAGGTTACCTCAAGGCCAGGTCAAGACGGCGTTGTTAACGCTATCCTCCTTGAAGAATGAACATCCTTCGCCGTTTTTCTTGATATTTTGTATCATGTATTGAACTTTAGCGTGGATACTAA belongs to Pyrococcus abyssi GE5 and includes:
- a CDS encoding TRAM domain-containing protein, whose product is MYGGKGGKRKFTGDKGRRMEAPVKVGERYKVKIESMGKGGDGIARIKGFVIFVPHTKVGDEVEIVINSVKKRFAFAEIIE
- the dph2 gene encoding diphthamide biosynthesis enzyme Dph2, which translates into the protein MLHEIPKEEILNELRKLRAKRVLIQSPEGLRKEAEELAEFLEDNGIDAILHGEINYGACDPADYEAKLLNCDVLIHLGHSYMKLHLEVPTIFVPAFAKVNVVDALKENIDEIRKLGRKIILVTTAQHIHQLKEAREFLERMGFLVIIGRGDSRIAWPGQVLGCNYSSAKEDGDGILFIGSGTFHPLGLAISTKKRVLAINPYSGDFKWIDWERFIRKRWAQIAKAYDARSFGVIVSTKKGQLRLAEAKRILKLLREHGRRARLIVMNDVNYYKLEGFPFDAYVVVACPRIALDDYEAWRKPVLTPKEVEILLGLREDYEFDEILGGERSGDEPIGISVH
- a CDS encoding ATP-binding protein — its product is MTPNSFLFREAKELLEEEFREPETYYTLLEAVAREKTRVNEIAQYAFLEPKNTARYLRILEDLDILKRELPIGKKAKKGIYRFRDLYFAFWFRFVAPYFEEIESGFSEGALEDFNAGFSQYLGGAFEEIVRQFLIELKEMGKLPFHFTKIGRWWHKGEEIDIVALNEREKKVLLVEVKWKELRDREARDILRDLERKAKFMNLNGWEKSYRLVAKRVEGKRDLKREGWFIWDLEDFGEPLAIH
- a CDS encoding AAA family ATPase — encoded protein: MKGFTKGKVFTLVLVTGRRRIGKSRLVKEFLKGKRAISVQFERRLWEYNLMKLNKALGKYFNIPTPNFSTFSDAFRFVASQSKERLVAYLLRYSDVEAEFQSTVDEILEESNIMLILSASSMGLLKRSFFDYSSLLYGRSDATLNLQPLKFRHLFEWFEGISAEEAVKLYSVTSGIPRYLELFEGRNVEEEIKTNFFDPQFLPISRG
- a CDS encoding 30S ribosomal protein S8e, which produces MAIWQGRSLRKPSGGRIVLARKKRKRELGREPSNTRVAEQDKRKIIRTYGGNKKVRLTAAAYANVFDKSGKGRKVRIIRVIENPANRQFARRNIITKGAIIETEIGKAKVTSRPGQDGVVNAILLEE